One Cucumis sativus cultivar 9930 chromosome 1, Cucumber_9930_V3, whole genome shotgun sequence DNA segment encodes these proteins:
- the LOC101221728 gene encoding NAC transcription factor 29-like has protein sequence MNTSMLPMGYTFCPTDEELLCYYLYHKVVGGFVPPIMLSVVDIYTKEPPQIWQQCGGVDGQDVHFFTCLKKKKSRVVRKVGPNGATWSGESKATKVFSHNNTLVGDFKRFHYENPKMKKGGHHNNNYSWIMYEYTLHPNLVPEGVVHDSFVLCMLRKKILKQDKRAFSAIKQTSSCLDWPNTTKATTTQLEVHIDDLNTKRRRVEEQICIDRVEDDCFINIERFGEQLLNGYNLEEPPQLLPESRAMQMEPWSKDNTLREICPTMETEAPEQNYLTGDEDALLFARELEMSLEQQ, from the exons ATGAATACAAGTATGCTTCCCATGGGCTATACCTTTTGTCCGACGGACGAAGAATTGTTATGTTATTATCTTTATCACAAAGTAGTTGGGGGTTTCGTACCACCAATTATGTTATCTGTCGTAGACATTTATACAAAAGAACCTCCTCAAATATGGCAACAATGTGGAGGGGTTGATGGTCAGGATGTTCATTTCTTCACTtgtcttaaaaagaaaaagtctcGTGTTGTGAGGAAAGTTGGTCCCAATGGAGCCACATGGAGTGGTGAAAGCAAAGCAACCAAAGTGTTTTCTCATAATAATACTTTGGTTGGTGATTTTAAACGGTTTCATTATGAAAATCCTAAAATGAAGAAGGGTGGTCATCataacaataattactcaTGGATCATGTATGAGTACACTCTTCACCCTAATCTTGTACCTGAAGGAGTTGTACACGACTCTTTTGTACTGTGTATGCTTCGAAAGAAGATCTTGAAACAAGATAAAAGAGCATTCTCTGCAATAAAACAAACATCATCTTGTCTTGATTGGCCAAACACGACGAAAGCAACAACAACGCAATTGGAAGTACACATTGATGATCTGAATACTAAACGCAGAAGAGTGGAAGAACAAATTTGCATTGATAGGGTTGAAGACGATTGTTTCATCAATATCGAACGATTTGGTGAACAACTTTTGAACGGATACAATTTGGAAGAACCACCCCAACTTCTTCCAGAGAG TCGAGCAATGCAAATGGAACCGTGGTCGAAAGATAACACACTTCGTGAAATATG TCCAACAATGGAGACTGAAGCACCcgaacaaaattatttaactgGAGATGAAGATGCATTATTATTTGCAAGGGAGCTCGAGATGTCACTTGAACAACAATGA